The genome window gatcgatagtctaataatggcattattaagaagagtacctgatgacttgttcaggacttgaaaaagattgggacttggacttggacctcgacttggctttgatgtgacttggacttggacttggcTTTGATGCTTTTGGACTttttgatgtgacttggacttgacctcgacttggctttgatgtgacttgacttctctgtctttacttgggacttgacttggacttgactgctagacttgggacttacttgtgacttgccaaacagtgacttggtcccacctctgatgtctactgacaaggtaatgtttcacgattcttgcAAGATTAGTCAGGCCACCgccgttcttgaagttgcatggctggttttctcggtagcgaCTTGATacatctatgctgtatagctatgctaggtgaacaattcgcctattacaagttcatttaccataaaATTGGCTTATTAAAAGGTTATACTGAGGTGAAAATCTTACTGGGCATTGTAAAATGCACACCTGAAACGGTGCAAGCCTAACTTCCTGACAAAAAGCAGTTACTTTGAGGAGGGGTTCACAGGGGGCAGGGAGGATATATGGTGAACACTTGACCAAGACAACTGAGCAGCAACACAGCCAGTACAGCTGAGCGAACAGCTGACATAGCTCACTAAGAGCAGACAAGCACATGCGTgagagtcaacacacacacacacacgccaaatgAATGAGTTCAACATTGGTATGGGTCTCTCAGAGGCAACCCTGAATTAATCAGACATTCCATTGTTTGACTGAATGACTGGCTAAAgccaggaagagagacagacactcaGAGAGGCAAAAACAGAGAGGGGAgtatggggaggggggtgtagaTAAAAAGATCTAAAAGAAAAACAGATCtggaaagagatagatagagagatcaagacagcagcagagagaaaaaagaatagAACAGGgaacaaaacagaaagaaaagagcAAAAGATAAACCGAACAAAAGCAATATAAAGAAATGAGACAGCAGAGACCGGCAGAGCAAAAGAGAGTgcatggggggtggggtggggggtggcatGGTGTACGCTCCGACACACTGAAGgttagggggtggggtgggttgggggcaGGAGCACGCCTTACCTGACATGGGGTGCAGGTTGTTGAGTGCATTCCCAGAGGAGGCAGACTGCTGCAGGAGCTGCAAATAAAGCTAGACATTACACCAAAACAGAGAACACAGAGGTCAGAACTGCTGCCAGGACTGTGATCactggaaagaaaaaaaaaaagaaacaaagaaagagagaaagaaaagaaagaaaaaaatgaatgaaagacagagcaggagagagggagacaaagtTGGAACAGAGGTAGAATCACACACAGAACTAAGAgggtggggggaaaaaagacactCAGTGGGAATTATGTAAGGAAAACAAGATGGTGGAGTAAGTGGAGCCTCGTTGCGGTGAGATTTTATTGGTGTTGGAGAGCACTCGGGGTGGCGAGTATGAGAGCTACTCAAGACGAGAGGTGGACTGAGGGAAAGTGAAAGACTCAAAGAAAAGATCAGTTTCCACAGCACACCCATGGAGCAGCACTAACACTTTAAACCGGGCCCAGCATCAAGGCTGCACGCTGACAGCTTCTCACTGGCTGCAGAGTAGTCACTCACATCAGCACCAGAACGAGCCAATCAGAAAGCATCTCAGGAGGTAGATTTTGCTTATTTTGTTGTGAGAGAGCTGGGATGGGGCAGCAGAGATATGAAGGCCCTCATGCAGAAAACACTTCAAAAACACAGCAAAGTGAGTAatgcagcaccacacacacaggccagatgGGAGGGGGGGCAACGGGTATCAGGCATATGGGCTTCAATAGTTTTGACTTTGTGTAGCATCAAATGATAGATGTCAAGACAAACTGTGCCTTCTCTTGCAAACATGCTTAGATCCTGATGCTATCACTGAGCGTTTGAACTggccacaaacacatgcaagcTCTATCAGATGTCAAACAACAATTGTAACCCTGGCAACTGTCTTCGACCACTTGTCCAGAAGCAAACAATCACAGTTTGTATTATGTTACACATGCTGGGACCAAATCTCATAAGCACACTATTTTCTCATTGTGGCATTTCAGTGGTCTGAGTTCAAACCCTATGTGCCAAGCTAACACATCCTGACCGTGCATATCAGGCAAGCGCTCACAAACTATCCTCACATGCTTATGTTAGCAACCAGGGGCcaattggcaaaaaaaaaaaaaaaactgaagttgGTTACTGGccatgtgttttttgtgtgcctTTTTATGAAGCATAAAACACTGCATCTGAGCCACCATGATCCAGTTTTGCACAACTGATGTCTCTCACTAGAGGGACACCCTGTAAAAGCACTAAAGTAACCGATTTCAGATGCCATGCTGTGCAAATCGTGATGCACAAGCGAGGAGGAAACATTCTAATGCCTGGCAGAGATTCCTGTTTAGGGCCTAATTCCATTTCAAATAGGACACTTTAACAGGTAAACATCAGCAAAGAAAACAATAGGATGCcttcatgtatttatttatttattgatagatccatagatagataaatagacatCAGTCACTAAGCAAAATATGATTTACGCATCAGGAAGCTTTCAACTACCTTTTCATGGAGTGTAGTTAGACAATTGCTAAGAATTATGTCTTTACAACTGAAGCATTATACTCACTGAAGAAGGAATACTTGAATACAGTAAATGGGAGTGGAGCGTCTACTTCAAGGCAATCAGTCCTTAGACTCAAGAATGGTGTACACgagtaaagtgtaatgtgtgtgatttggggggtgggggtcagggATTACTCACGGTGAGGTGCATCTGGCCTGGTGTACGGGTGAGCGATTGAGCCGGGCGGGCTGAGGGGAACTTACTGCGAGGTACTGGGGGCCCAGCGAGTTGAGTCCAGCCAGGTTGCCCCACATGGAGGCGGCATTGAGCTGCTGCATCTGCTGTTGGAGCTGCTGCGCCATGCGCTTCTGCTCCTTATCCTTCTGCGTGTCGGCAAACTTCACCACGATCGGGGAGGAGCAACCCTGCGCATGCACAAAGCTTGTGTAAACACACTGACCATCTGACCAGctctagaaacacacacacacaaagcttgtGTAAACACACTGACCATCTGACCagctctagacacacacacacacacacacacacacacacaaagcttgtGTAAACACACTTACCATCTGACCAGctctagaaacacacacacacaaagcttgtGTAAACACACTGACCATCTGACCagctcgacacacacacacacagcttgtgtAAACACACTGAATACCATCTGACCagctctagacacacacacacacacacacacacacacacacacacacacacaaagcttgtGTAAACACACCGAATACCATCTGACCagctctagacacacacacacacacacacacacaaaagcttgtGTAAACACACTGAATACCATCTGACCTGACCAGCtctagacacacagacacagacacacagacacacacacacacacacgcccttttGCAGGACTTCATAAAACATACTTGTTATGCAAGCAGACATATCAGGGGTGCAGACAGCaacaacaagagagagagaagagtgacaGAGGCGAGGTCTTTACCTCCATGGTTTGGGACTGGTGCATTGACTTGATGGCTGACTGGGCCATCTGTCTTGCTGTGAAGGTGACGAAGGCACAGCCTGCGACAGGTGAgtgatgtgtcagtgtgtgtgtggagagagcctCTACATTTTACCCCCTTCACACCCCTCACAGTGTTCTATTTACTAAACAAAAGCTGGAGTGTGTATAGAGGGGAGCAGTACCGCGGCTCAAGCCATCAGGTCCTCGCAGTATCCGACACTCTTCGATCTGTCCGTAGGGCGAGAACATGAGCCGGATATCGTTTTCGTTGCACTTCTTTGAGATCATGCCGATGAATAACTTCCTGTCCTCTACGGCTGGGGAGACATGGGCACAGAGGGCAGAAGAACTCAGACCATGCTTGCAGCATTACAATGAacacaaattaaacaaaataCAGCTGCAAAATGCAGGTTCATCACAAAAAGTGGTGGTTGCCCTCTGCAGAATGCTGTGCCtttaacacaatttgacaacTCCAGAAGCTACGAGGTGGCTGAAATCATAATAAATGGCCCTCAAAAGGTCCTGCAGAGACCATATGATTAAATGTCCAAATTACCCACCTAATGGAGCATTTGTGAACCATGCCTCGTGCAAATGGAAACCACTTTGTATAGAAAAGAATAATTTTGTGTTTCAACACTACAAGTCATGACTATTATGCTAATGCTTTATAGAAAAGAAATATCAATGAATTACGGTTGACTGCGTACCAGTTaccagtgtgtgcgtgtctgggGTCCCCACTGAGGGGCTTTTGCAGACTTCCATTGCACTCACCGTTGTTCTTCTCGCTGTCAGCGGGCTTCATCTGGATGGGGTGATGCAtctgggaggagagggagaaggagggagggagggaaagagagagacatagaatcagagtgaaagagaaaggggaaaCGGAGGGtaggagggagcgagggagcaaGTCAGAgcgagacagaggcagagagcagTAATGGAGGAAAGGATGTGATCATGAGAACATGACAGGAAAGCGatggagagacaggaggagaaggagaaacagaaagaggggaagcgaggggatggagagaacagTTAGAGGAGAAGTCAAACGTGCTGCTCTAGGGGTCTCAAAGGACCACACGACTGCACCCTGATTATCAATCTGTCAGGGTGGCAGATGATTCAATTTttccctcagtgtgtgtgtgtgtatgcatgtgggaGTGCATACATGTgccagccagtgtgtgtgtatgagaaaatgagtgtgtgtgtgtgtgtgtgtatgagagaatgagtgtgtgtgtgtgagaatgagagtgtgtatatgagagaatgtgtgtgtttgtgtgtgtgtgtgtgtgtgtatatatgagagaatgagagtgtgtgtgtctgtgtgtgtgtgtgtgtgtgtgtgtgtgtgtgtgtgtgtatatatatatatatatcagagaatgagagtgtgtgtgtctctgtgtgtgtgtgtgtctgtgtgtgtgtgtgtgtgtgtgtagaaatgtgAATGTGAAATGAAGAAATGAAATGTGCATTACCCCTGGGAGTATCTTCATGTTGTGAAGGGCGTTCTGTGCTTCTAATGCAGCTTTGCGTGTGTAATATGTGATGAAACAACAACCTGCAAGTGGAAAGGTAGAACAGAATTACGATACAGGATAGATCATGTTTGGAACCACTTTTAGAACCATTTAACTTTTTCCCTTTGACGTGACATCCATGATTATGAGAGGATGAAAAATTACACATAACTTAAGTTACATGCTGAAGTTATTCATAAACAAGTAGACTAAATACTGGACAGAGATTGCTTTTGTCAGAAACTGTCCACTTAACTTGAAACCTGCATTTTAATGTTCAAAAACTGATGGGGACAAAACGTACTTCCAAAATCTCATTTTAAATTCCTCAGACCTAACGTGTCTACTACTGATATCCTAATAATCTACCTAATTATCTAATAATGACCTTTGCTCTGCGGGGGGTTCTGGCTGCGGTCGCGGAGCACGTTGATCTCGTAGACTGCGCCGTACGGCTCGAAAAGCTCCCTCAGCTGGTCCTCTGACCAGGAGCGCGGGATCTGCCCCACAAACATCTTTATGGCGTCGATGTCCGGCTGGTCCGGATGGTCCAGGGTTCCGTTCATCTTCTTTGATCtggacacaaaacaaaaacaaaaacaaaaacaaagccaCACCGTCACTGCTTGTGATGAAAATCTTCAAGCAGAGGACCCACATATCCATACTTCTATTCCCTTCTACACGTTGGTGTatttgcttgtcaaaacaagaGCATGAACACAAACATGCTGAGGCCTGGgagaaaagtaaacagtaaaataGTGTAGGGTAGAGATTAGAGTAAACAAATCAACGTGATGCTTGTGTGCAGACAGAGGAGCCTAAGAGCCCATTTTCAGGAGGCAATGTAGACATTAATTCAAGGGACGATGGATGGAAGCATTACAGGCAGCCTATGGAAGTACTCTGCTCTTCCCAGGAAACATAATAGCCCTCAGCTCATCCTCCAGgcactatactgtacatcatgaCGACATGGTCATTAGTCTGTAAACAAATAAACTTGAGGCCACATATCTCCCTGCTGAGGCTTCCTGAAGCCTGTTGTTATGAAGATCCCTTTGAAAACCACAGACAGACTTCCAGGCACCCCAAGGTCCAGCTTTACAAAAACGCAAACCAACTGACAGATGAAGCGTCCCAAGTGGCCTACTCAGTAACCCACCAACACATCCCGTCCAGCAGGAAGGGTTTCCCTGTGGCGGCCGCAGGGGCCTCTGCCTGGTTCAGTTCGTCGCTGAGGGACCCAGCCAGCATGACACGAGCAAAGACATCTGTGGAGCTCCATCAGCTAGAGGCAGGGGATCTCTAATCTAAGAGGGCTGACTGAGTGCTTCTGTCTGTAAACTACTGCCTGTGGTCAAACTCCCTCCCCAATCCAGGAGCTCAATGAGTTAGAGTGTAAGATGTGTGAGTGCTAAATCAGGCAAGAGATGAAATGAAAGTGATGGGGATGGGGATTGGGGTGTTTGGAG of Alosa alosa isolate M-15738 ecotype Scorff River chromosome 14, AALO_Geno_1.1, whole genome shotgun sequence contains these proteins:
- the celf1 gene encoding CUGBP Elav-like family member 1 isoform X6; translation: MNGTLDHPDQPDIDAIKMFVGQIPRSWSEDQLRELFEPYGAVYEINVLRDRSQNPPQSKGCCFITYYTRKAALEAQNALHNMKILPGMHHPIQMKPADSEKNNAVEDRKLFIGMISKKCNENDIRLMFSPYGQIEECRILRGPDGLSRGCAFVTFTARQMAQSAIKSMHQSQTMEGCSSPIVVKFADTQKDKEQKRMAQQLQQQMQQLNAASMWGNLAGLNSLGPQYLALYLQLLQQSASSGNALNNLHPMSGLSAMQNLAALAAAASGTQATPTGSSALTTSSSPLSVLTSSAGSSPTSSTNSSMNPMASLGALQSLAAGAGAGLNMGSLAAGMAALNGGLGSGGLGSGGLGSGGLSNGSASTMEALTQAAYSGIQQYAAAALPSLYNQSLLSQQSMGAAGSQKEASGNQSTGPEGANLFIYHLPQEFGDQDLLQMFMPFGNVISAKVFIDKQTNLSKCFGFVSYDNPVSSQAAIQSMNGFQIGMKRLKVQLKRSKNDSKPY
- the celf1 gene encoding CUGBP Elav-like family member 1 isoform X7, with the protein product MDSVEAETLYLSAEQHGQHECELPLSALEAAASGGSKKMNGTLDHPDQPDIDAIKMFVGQIPRSWSEDQLRELFEPYGAVYEINVLRDRSQNPPQSKGCCFITYYTRKAALEAQNALHNMKILPGMHHPIQMKPADSEKNNAVEDRKLFIGMISKKCNENDIRLMFSPYGQIEECRILRGPDGLSRGCAFVTFTARQMAQSAIKSMHQSQTMEGCSSPIVVKFADTQKDKEQKRMAQQLQQQMQQLNAASMWGNLAGLNSLGPQYLALYLQLLQQSASSGNALNNLHPMSAGSSPTSSTNSSMNPMASLGALQSLAAGAGAGLNMGSLAGMAALNGGLGSGGLGSGGLGSGGLSNGSASTMEALTQAAYSGIQQYAAAALPSLYNQSLLSQQSMGAAGSQKEASGNQSTGPEGANLFIYHLPQEFGDQDLLQMFMPFGNVISAKVFIDKQTNLSKCFGFVSYDNPVSSQAAIQSMNGFQIGMKRLKVQLKRSKNDSKPY
- the celf1 gene encoding CUGBP Elav-like family member 1 isoform X8 encodes the protein MDSVEAETLYLSAEQHGQHECELPLSALEAAASGGSKKMNGTLDHPDQPDIDAIKMFVGQIPRSWSEDQLRELFEPYGAVYEINVLRDRSQNPPQSKGCCFITYYTRKAALEAQNALHNMKILPGMHHPIQMKPADSEKNNAVEDRKLFIGMISKKCNENDIRLMFSPYGQIEECRILRGPDGLSRGCAFVTFTARQMAQSAIKSMHQSQTMEGCSSPIVVKFADTQKDKEQKRMAQQLQQQMQQLNAASMWGNLAGLNSLGPQYLALLQQSASSGNALNNLHPMSAGSSPTSSTNSSMNPMASLGALQSLAAGAGAGLNMGSLAAGMAALNGGLGSGGLGSGGLGSGGLSNGSASTMEALTQAAYSGIQQYAAAALPSLYNQSLLSQQSMGAAGSQKEASGNQSTGPEGANLFIYHLPQEFGDQDLLQMFMPFGNVISAKVFIDKQTNLSKCFGFVSYDNPVSSQAAIQSMNGFQIGMKRLKVQLKRSKNDSKPY